From Spodoptera frugiperda isolate SF20-4 chromosome 27, AGI-APGP_CSIRO_Sfru_2.0, whole genome shotgun sequence, a single genomic window includes:
- the LOC118263533 gene encoding protein yippee-like 5 — MGKIFLDHIGGTRLFSCASCDVNLTNRSELISTRFTGATGRAFLFHKVVNLVYSEVQDRVMLTGRHMVRDVSCKNCGTKLGWVYEFATEENQRYKEGRVILERALVTESDGIEEIQVNNDD, encoded by the exons ATGGGTAAAATATTTCTTGACCACATTGGTGGTACTCGTTTATTCTCTTGTGCATCATGCGATGTGAATCTGACGAATCGTTCGGAGTTGATCAGCACACGTTTCACTGGAGCTACAG GTCGGGCGTTCTTATTCCACAAGGTTGTGAACCTAGTTTACTCTGAAGTGCAAGATCGGGTGATGCTGACAGGTCGACATATGGTGCGCGATGTCTCCTGCAAGAACTGCGGCACTAAGCTAGGATGGGTCTATGAATTTGCTACTGAAGAGAACCAGAG GTACAAGGAAGGCAGAGTGATCTTGGAGAGGGCTCTGGTGACTGAGAGTGACGGTATTGAAGAAATCCAAGTCAACAACGATGACTAA
- the LOC118263512 gene encoding tyrosine-protein phosphatase non-receptor type 11, whose amino-acid sequence MITRRWFHPTLSGVEAERILMECGHDGYFLARPSMSNKGDFTLSVRRGNEVTHIKIQNNGEFLDLYGGEKFATLSELVQYYMDNQCQLREKNGNIIRLKTPLNCADPTTERWYHGQLTAKEAERVMLENGKNGSFLVRESQRQPGDFVLSVRTRDRVTHVIIRRQDNKYDVGGGTQFNDLVSLIEHYRNFPMVETTGEVLRLIQPFNATRIQVRHFHTRVKQLQKENEGPIESMAYKQGFWEEFETLQMMENLQLFDRMEGSKPENIRKNRYKNIIPFDRTRVVLKDIPPDAPPGSDYINANYIRCEMIDPGSDCHDSSNGSYENGSSRDNTPSKNKEKSSPVHTSVIVCEEKLANVKVQGNGTKLTPPFEPCVLRTNPNYVNTTIPKSTEETENGIVDHVYNKLYIATQGCLSTTIYPFWSMIWQEDVRIIIMTTKEIERGKVKCERYWPELNKTEVFKKFTVHNEFESSTPDYTLRRFVVTKKDECSVKRTIYHFHFTAWPDHGVPSEPGRVLNILLDVNYRLQQIMTGPDPPAQAVVCVHCSAGIGRTGTFIVIDMILDQIRKEGFDCEIDIHRTVQMVRDQRSGMVQNEAQYKFIYMAVLEFIETEKQRIGLGPESSQDSPRVWSHSVPFL is encoded by the coding sequence ATGATAACACGAAGATGGTTCCACCCAACACTATCAGGGGTGGAAGCGGAAAGGATACTCATGGAATGTGGCCACGATGGCTACTTCTTGGCAAGACCCAGCATGAGCAATAAGGGTGATTTTACTTTGTCTGTGCGGCGAGGCAATGAAGTTAcacacattaaaatacaaaataatggcGAGTTTCTGGACCTTTACGGAGGCGAGAAATTCGCCACACTTTCCGAACTTGTTCAATACTATATGGACAATCAGTGTCAATTGCGTGAGAAAAATGGCAATATCATCCGGTTAAAAACGCCTCTCAATTGTGCCGACCCTACTACAGAACGTTGGTACCATGGACAGCTAACTGCGAAAGAAGCAGAGCGAGTGATGTTAGAAAATGGTAAAAATGGCTCGTTCCTTGTACGAGAATCGCAGCGGCAGCCGGGTGACTTTGTTCTCTCAGTGAGGACCCGAGATCGTGTCACGCACGTCATCATCCGACGACAAGATAATAAGTACGATGTAGGCGGTGGTACACAATTTAATGATCTTGTCAGTTTAATAGAACATTATAGAAACTTCCCTATGGTTGAAACCACAGGCGAAGTGTTGCGACTGATACAGCCGTTTAACGCCACTCGTATCCAAGTCCGACATTTCCATACACGAGTAAAACAACTTCAAAAGGAAAACGAGGGTCCAATCGAGAGTATGGCTTACAAGCAAGGCTTTTGGGAAGAGTTTGAAACGTTACAAATGATGGAAAATCTACAACTTTTCGACAGAATGGAAGGATCGAAACCAGAAAACATACGGAaaaataggtacaaaaatattataccttTCGATCGCACTCGTGTTGTACTGAAGGACATACCTCCTGACGCACCTCCTGGCTCCGACTACATAAACGCAAATTATATCCGTTGTGAGATGATCGACCCAGGCTCAGATTGTCATGATTCTAGTAATGGAAGTTACGAAAACGGCTCAAGTCGAGATAATACACCTTCTAAGAATAAAGAAAAATCGTCTCCAGTCCACACTAGTGTCATAGTTTGTGAAGAAAAATTAGCTAACGTGAAAGTTCAAGGCAATGGTACTAAATTAACCCCACCTTTCGAGCCTTGTGTCCTTCGAACAAATCCGAATTATGTTAATACCACAATTCCAAAATCGACAGAAGAAACTGAGAATGGTATTGTGGATCACGTCTACAACAAGTTATACATCGCCACTCAAGGTTGTTTATCGACTACTATTTATCCATTTTGGTCTATGATATGGCAGGAGGACGTTCgtataattataatgactaCGAAAGAAATCGAGCGTGGTAAAGTTAAATGCGAGCGGTACTGGccagaattaaataaaactgaagtCTTTAAAAAGTTTACAGTACACAATGAATTTGAATCGTCTACCCCGGATTATACGTTGAGACGCTTTGTTGTTACGAAAAAGGACGAGTGCAGCGTCAAAAGAACtatttatcattttcatttcaCTGCGTGGCCGGATCACGGCGTACCGTCGGAACCAGGCAGGGTCCTGAACATATTGTTAGATGTAAATTATAGGCTACAACAGATTATGACCGGGCCGGATCCTCCCGCACAGGCGGTCGTATGCGTCCATTgctcagccggtattggaagAACCGGGACGTTTATAGTTATCGATATGATCTTAGATCAAATAAGAAAAGAAGGTTTCGATTGTGAAATCGACATCCATCGTACCGTTCAGATGGTGCGCGACCAGCGATCTGGTATGGTGCAAAATGAGGCGcaatataagtttatttacatgGCCGTGTTAGAGTTTATAGAAACTGAGAAGCAGAGAATTGGTCTTGGTCCCGAATCTAGCCAAGACTCTCCCCGAGTGTGGTCGCATTCCGTTCCTTTTTTATGA